In a single window of the Balaenoptera acutorostrata chromosome 3, mBalAcu1.1, whole genome shotgun sequence genome:
- the MAPKBP1 gene encoding mitogen-activated protein kinase-binding protein 1 isoform X2 produces the protein MMAVEGSTITSRIKNLLRSPSIKLRRSKAGNRREDLSSKVTLEKVLGITVSGGRGLACDPRSGLVAYPAGCVVVLFNPRKHKQHHILNSSRKTITALAFSPDGKYLVTGESGHMPAVRVWDVAEHSQVAELQEHKYGVACVAFSPSAKYIVSVGYQHDMIVNVWAWKKNVVVASNKVSSRVTAVSFSEDCSYFVTAGNRHIKFWYLDDSKTSKVNATVPLLGRSGLLGELRNNLFTDVACGRGRKADSTFCITSSGLLCEFSDRRLLDKWVELRTTVAHCISVSQDYIFCGCADGTVRLFNPSNLHFLSTLPRPHALGTDIASVTEASRLFSGVANARYPDTIALTFDPTNQWLSCVYNDHSIYVWDVRDPKKVGKVYSALYHSSCVWSVEVYPEVKDSNQACLPPSSFITCSSDNTIRLWNTESSGVHGSTLHRNILSNDLIKIIYVDGNTQALLDTELPGGDKADGSLVDPRVGIRSVCISPNGQHLASGDRVGTLRVHELQSLNEMLKVEAHDSEILCLEYSKPDTGLKLLASASRDRLIHVLDAGREYSLQQTLDEHSSSITAVKFAASDGQVRMISCGADKSIYFRTAQKSGDGVQFTRTHHVVRKTTLYDMDVEPSWKYTAIGCQDRNIRIFNISSGKQKKLYKGSQGEDGTLIKVQTDPSGIYIATSCSDKNLSIFDFSSGECVATMFGHSEIVTGMKFSNDCKHLISVSGDSCIFVWRLSSEMTISMRQRLAELRQHQRGGKQQGPSSPQRAAGPNRHEAPSMLSPGLALSSDSDKEGEDEGTEEEELPALPVLAKGTKKEPASVPSTALPRSLSHWEMSRAQETEEFLDPAPAANQGPRRRGRWAQPGVELSVRSMLDLRQLETLAPSPRGPSQDSLAVSPSGPGKHGQQAPETSHASQNEKRPRPQASQPCSCPHIIRLLSQDEGVFAQELEPAPIEDGIVYPEPSDSPTLDTSEFQVQAPARGTLGRVYAGSGGSEKHSPDSACSVDFSSSRLSSPEHPNEDSESTEPLSVDGISSDLEEPVEGDEEEEEEEGGTGPYGVQEGSPHTPDQEQFLKQHFETLANGAAPGGPVRVPERTESRSISSRFLLQVQSPALREPSPSSSSLAMTSRPAQVPQASGEQLRGNGANPPGAPPEAGPSLGNPGPQQAAPVLLPRRRLNPDSSWAPKRVATASASGGLQKAQSVQSLVPQDEAPPPGPLLLQEMEAQGRLCSLPQADSRLSQPHSYQNPTTSSMAKIARSISVGENLGLAAEPQAPAPIRVSPLSKLALPSRAHLVLDIPKPLPDRPTLATFSPATKGRAPGEAEQPGPSAGLAKAHSTSERRACLGEGATPKPRTEGQAQPGPNSPRAQQLPVSSLLRGPENLQSPAPEKTPSPVERTRPGAARSRDSEPAVSLEQCEQLVAELQGSVRQAVQLYHLVASCKTPSAEQSRITQLLRNTFSSVRQELEALAGAVLSSPGGSPGAAGAEQTQALLEQYSELLLRAVERRMERRL, from the exons GTGTGTGGTCGTGCTGTTCAATCCCCGGAAACACAAACAGCACCACATCCTCAACAGTTCCAG GAAGACCATCACTGCCCTTGCCTTCTCCCCTGATGGCAAGTACTTGGTCACTGGAGAG AGCGGGCACATGCCTGCCGTGCGGGTTTGGGACGTGGCCGAGCATAGCCAGGTGGCGGAGCTGCAGGAGCATAAGTATGGTGTGGCTTGTGTGGCCTTCTCCCCTAGTGCCAAGTACATTGTCTCTGTGGGCTACCAGCATGACATGATCGTCAACGTCTGGGCCTGGAAG AAAAACGTTGTGGTAGCCTCCAATAAGGTGTCCAGTCGGGTCACCGCCGTGTCCTTCTCTGAAGATTGTAGCTACTTCGTCACTGCTGGCAACCGGCACATCAAATTCTGGTACCTTGATGACAGTAAGACCTCAAAG GTGAATGCCACCGTGCCCCTGCTGGGCCGCTCCGGGCTGCTGGGGGAGCTGCGGAACAACCTGTTCACCGACGTGGCCTGTGGCCGAGGCAGGAAGGCGGACAGCACCTTCTGCATCACGTCCTCAGGGCTGCTGTGCGAGTTCAGTGATCGGAGGCTCTTGGATAAGTGGGTGGAGCTGAGA ACCACCGTGGCCCACTGCATCTCTGTGAGCCAGGACTACATCTTCTGCGGCTGCGCTGATGGCACCGTGCGCCTCTTCAACCCCTCTAACCTGCACTTCCTCAGCACCCTGCCCCGGCCCCACGCCCTGGGGACAGACATTGCCAGTGTCACAGAGGCCAG TCGCCTCTTCTCTGGAGTGGCGAATGCCAGGTATCCAGACACCATTGCCTTGACCTTTGATCCTACTAATCAGTGGCTGTCTTGTGTATACAACGACCACAGCATTTATGTTTGGGACGTGAGGGACCCCAAGAAAGTGGGCAAGGTGTACTCGGCTCTGTATCATTCCTCCTGCGTCTGGAGTGTGGAG GTCTACCCGGAAGTGAAGGACAGTAACCAGGCCTGCCTGCCCCCCAGTTCCTTTATCACCTGTTCCTCTGACAACACTATCCGCCTGTGGAACACAGAGAGCTCTGGGGTGCATGGCTCCACCCTGCACCGAAACATCCTCAGCAAT GACCTCATTAAGATCATCTATGTGGATGGGAACACTCAGGCCTTGCTGGACACTGAGCTGCCCGGGGGAGACAAAGCTGATGGGTCCCTGGTGGATCCCCGAGTGGGCATTCGCTCTGTGTGTATCAGCCCCAACGGACAGCATCTCGCTTCAGGGGACCGTGTGGGCACACTCAG GGTGCACGAACTACAGTCCCTAAATGAGATGCTGAAGGTGGAGGCCCATGACTCAGAAATTCTATGCCTGGAGTACTCTAAGCCGGACACAG GTCTGAAGCTCCTCGCGTCAGCGAGCCGGGACCGGCTGATCCACGTGTTGGATGCTGGACGGGAGTACAGCCTACAGCAGACGTTGGACGAGCACTCATCCTCCATCACAGCTGTCAAGTTTGCAG CCAGCGATGGGCAAGTCCGCATGATAAGCTGTGGAGCAGACAAGAGCATCTACTTCCGCACTGCACAGAAG TCTGGAGATGGAGTACAGTTTACACGGACACACCACGTGGTACGGAAGACAACCCTCTACGACATGGATGTGGAGCCCAGCTGGAAGTACACAGCCATCGGCTGCCAGGATCGAAATATTCG GATCTTTAACATCAGCAGCGGGAAGCAGAAGAAGCTGTATAAAGGGTCGCAGGGTGAGGATGGCACTCTGATTAAG GTGCAGACAGACCCCTCAGGGATCTACATTGCTACCAGCTGTTCCGACAAGAACCTTTCCATTTTTGACTTCTCCTCAGGCGAGTGTGTGGCTACCATGTTTGGCCACTCAG AGATTGTCACTGGCATGAAATTTAGTAACGACTGCAAACATCTCATCTCCGTGTCAGGGGACAG CTGCATATTTGTGTGGCGCCTGAGCTCTGAGATGACCATCAGCATGAGGCAGCGTCTGGCCGAGCTGCGCCAGCATCAGCGCGGGGGCAAGCAGCAAGGACCATCCTCTCCCCAAAGGGCTGCTGGACCCAACCG GCACGAGGCCCCATCGATGCTATCTCCTGGACTAGCTCTCTCATCAGACAGTGACAAGGAGGGAGAAGACGAGGGCACTGAAGAAGAAGAACTTCCAGCTCTGCCCGTCCTTGCCAAGGGTACCAAGAAAGAGCCAG CCTCGGTGCCCAGCACGGCCCTGCCCCGAAGCCTGTCCCACTGGGAGATGAGTCGG GCACAGGAGACAGAGGAATTCCTGGATCCAGCTCCTGCAGCCAACCAAGGACCCAGAAGAAGGGGGCGCTGGGCTCAGCCAGGCGTGGAGCTGAGTGTCCGCTCCATGCTGGACCTGCGGCAGCTGGAGACGCTGGCCCCAAGTCCTCGGGGCCCTAGCCAGGACTCTCTGGCTGTGAGCCCTTCAGGTCCTGGGAAGCATGGTCAGCAGGCCCCTGAGACCTCACATGCTAGCCAG AATGAAAAGCGCCCCCggcctcaggcttcccaaccctGTTCCTGCCCCCACATTATCCGATTGTTGTCCCAAGATGAAGGGGTCTTTGCCCAAGAACTGGAGCCTGCACCCATCGAAGACGGTATTGTCTACCCAGAGCCGAGTGACAGCCCCACCCTGGATACCAG TGAGTTCCAGGTGCAGGCACCAGCCCGAGGGACCCTGGGAAGAGTGTACGCCGGCAGCGGGGGCTCAGAGAAGCACAGCCCTGACAGTGCCTGCTCCGTGGACTTCAGCAGCAGTCGCCTTTCCAGCCCTGAGCATCCCAATGAAG ACTCCGAGAGCACGGAGCCCCTGAGTGTGGATGGCATTTCCTCAGACCTTGAAGAGCCAGTCGAGggtgatgaggaagaggaggaagaggagggaggcacTGGCCCCTACGGGGTGCAGGAAGGCAGCCCCCATACCCCGGACCAGGAGCAGTTTCTAAAACAGCACTTTGAGACTCTGGCCAATGGGGCTGCTCCAG GGGGCCCAGTCCGGGTACCAGAGCGGACAGAGTCTCGGAGTATCTCCTCACGATTCCTGTTGCAAGTGCAGAGCCCCGCACTCAG GGAACCATCCCCATCTTCCTCAAGCCTGGCAATGACATCGAGGCCAGCCCAGGTGCCGCAGGCTTCTGGCGAGCAGCTGAGAGGCAATGGTGCCAATCCTCCAGGAGCACCCCCGGAGGCGGGGCCTTCCCTTGGGAACCCTGGCCCCCAGCAGGCAGCCCCTGTGCTGTTGCCACGACGCCGTCTCAACCCGGACAGTAGCTGGGCCCCCAAGAGAGTGGCCACAGCCAGCGCCTCAGGTGGACTCCAGAAAGCCCAGTCGGTGCAGAGTCTGGTGCCACAGG ATGAGGCCCCTCCACCAGGCCCGTTGCTCTTACAGGAGATGGAGGCCCAGGGGCGCCTGTGCTCCCTGCCCCAAGCTGACAGCCGTCTGTCTCAGCCCCACTCCTACCAGAACCCCACCACCAGTTCCATGGCCAAGATAGCCCGCAGCATCTCTGTTGGGGAGAACCTGGGCCTGGCTGCCGAACCTCAAGCTCCTGCCCCCATCCGAGTCTCGCCACTCAGCAAGCTGGCCCTGCCCAGCCGGGCTCACCTGGTCCTGGATATCCCAAAGCCACTGCCTGATCGTCCTACCCTGGCCACATTCTCACCTGCTACCAAGGGCCGGGCCCCTGGTGAGGCAGAACAGCCTGGCCCCTCAGCGGGCCTAGCAAAGGCTCACAGTACATCTGAGAGGCGGGCCTGCTTGGGGGAGGGTGCCACTCCCAAGCCTAGGACCGAGGGCCAGGCTCAGCCTGGGCCCAACAGTCCCCGTGCCCAGCAGCTGCCGGTCAGCAGCCTCCTCCGAGGCCCTGAGAACCTGCAGTCCCCAGCCCCTGAGAAGACTCCCAGCCCTGTGGAACGCACCAGGCCGGGGGCAGCCCGGAGCCGGGACTCAG AACCAGCCGTGAGCCTGGAGCAGTGCGAACAGCTTGTGGCAGAGCTCCAGGGCAGTGTGCGCCAGGCCGTGCAGCTCTACCACTTG GTGGCCAGCTGCAAGACACCCTCAGCAGAACAAAGTCGCATCACCCAGCTCCTCAGAAACACCTTCTCCTCCGTGCGGCAGGAGCTAGAGGCCCTGGCCGGGGCTGTGTTGTCCAGCCCAGGCGGGAGCCCTGGGGCCGCGGGCGCCGAGCAGACACAGGCCCTGCTGGAGCAATACTCAGAGCTGCTGCTTCGAGCCGTGGAGCGGCGCATGGAACGCAGACTCTGA
- the MAPKBP1 gene encoding mitogen-activated protein kinase-binding protein 1 isoform X1, whose translation MMAVEGSTITSRIKNLLRSPSIKLRRSKAGNRREDLSSKVTLEKVLGITVSGGRGLACDPRSGLVAYPAGCVVVLFNPRKHKQHHILNSSRKTITALAFSPDGKYLVTGESGHMPAVRVWDVAEHSQVAELQEHKYGVACVAFSPSAKYIVSVGYQHDMIVNVWAWKKNVVVASNKVSSRVTAVSFSEDCSYFVTAGNRHIKFWYLDDSKTSKVNATVPLLGRSGLLGELRNNLFTDVACGRGRKADSTFCITSSGLLCEFSDRRLLDKWVELRNTDSFTTTVAHCISVSQDYIFCGCADGTVRLFNPSNLHFLSTLPRPHALGTDIASVTEASRLFSGVANARYPDTIALTFDPTNQWLSCVYNDHSIYVWDVRDPKKVGKVYSALYHSSCVWSVEVYPEVKDSNQACLPPSSFITCSSDNTIRLWNTESSGVHGSTLHRNILSNDLIKIIYVDGNTQALLDTELPGGDKADGSLVDPRVGIRSVCISPNGQHLASGDRVGTLRVHELQSLNEMLKVEAHDSEILCLEYSKPDTGLKLLASASRDRLIHVLDAGREYSLQQTLDEHSSSITAVKFAASDGQVRMISCGADKSIYFRTAQKSGDGVQFTRTHHVVRKTTLYDMDVEPSWKYTAIGCQDRNIRIFNISSGKQKKLYKGSQGEDGTLIKVQTDPSGIYIATSCSDKNLSIFDFSSGECVATMFGHSEIVTGMKFSNDCKHLISVSGDSCIFVWRLSSEMTISMRQRLAELRQHQRGGKQQGPSSPQRAAGPNRHEAPSMLSPGLALSSDSDKEGEDEGTEEEELPALPVLAKGTKKEPASVPSTALPRSLSHWEMSRAQETEEFLDPAPAANQGPRRRGRWAQPGVELSVRSMLDLRQLETLAPSPRGPSQDSLAVSPSGPGKHGQQAPETSHASQNEKRPRPQASQPCSCPHIIRLLSQDEGVFAQELEPAPIEDGIVYPEPSDSPTLDTSEFQVQAPARGTLGRVYAGSGGSEKHSPDSACSVDFSSSRLSSPEHPNEDSESTEPLSVDGISSDLEEPVEGDEEEEEEEGGTGPYGVQEGSPHTPDQEQFLKQHFETLANGAAPGGPVRVPERTESRSISSRFLLQVQSPALREPSPSSSSLAMTSRPAQVPQASGEQLRGNGANPPGAPPEAGPSLGNPGPQQAAPVLLPRRRLNPDSSWAPKRVATASASGGLQKAQSVQSLVPQDEAPPPGPLLLQEMEAQGRLCSLPQADSRLSQPHSYQNPTTSSMAKIARSISVGENLGLAAEPQAPAPIRVSPLSKLALPSRAHLVLDIPKPLPDRPTLATFSPATKGRAPGEAEQPGPSAGLAKAHSTSERRACLGEGATPKPRTEGQAQPGPNSPRAQQLPVSSLLRGPENLQSPAPEKTPSPVERTRPGAARSRDSEPAVSLEQCEQLVAELQGSVRQAVQLYHLVASCKTPSAEQSRITQLLRNTFSSVRQELEALAGAVLSSPGGSPGAAGAEQTQALLEQYSELLLRAVERRMERRL comes from the exons GTGTGTGGTCGTGCTGTTCAATCCCCGGAAACACAAACAGCACCACATCCTCAACAGTTCCAG GAAGACCATCACTGCCCTTGCCTTCTCCCCTGATGGCAAGTACTTGGTCACTGGAGAG AGCGGGCACATGCCTGCCGTGCGGGTTTGGGACGTGGCCGAGCATAGCCAGGTGGCGGAGCTGCAGGAGCATAAGTATGGTGTGGCTTGTGTGGCCTTCTCCCCTAGTGCCAAGTACATTGTCTCTGTGGGCTACCAGCATGACATGATCGTCAACGTCTGGGCCTGGAAG AAAAACGTTGTGGTAGCCTCCAATAAGGTGTCCAGTCGGGTCACCGCCGTGTCCTTCTCTGAAGATTGTAGCTACTTCGTCACTGCTGGCAACCGGCACATCAAATTCTGGTACCTTGATGACAGTAAGACCTCAAAG GTGAATGCCACCGTGCCCCTGCTGGGCCGCTCCGGGCTGCTGGGGGAGCTGCGGAACAACCTGTTCACCGACGTGGCCTGTGGCCGAGGCAGGAAGGCGGACAGCACCTTCTGCATCACGTCCTCAGGGCTGCTGTGCGAGTTCAGTGATCGGAGGCTCTTGGATAAGTGGGTGGAGCTGAGA AACACAGACAGCTTCACA ACCACCGTGGCCCACTGCATCTCTGTGAGCCAGGACTACATCTTCTGCGGCTGCGCTGATGGCACCGTGCGCCTCTTCAACCCCTCTAACCTGCACTTCCTCAGCACCCTGCCCCGGCCCCACGCCCTGGGGACAGACATTGCCAGTGTCACAGAGGCCAG TCGCCTCTTCTCTGGAGTGGCGAATGCCAGGTATCCAGACACCATTGCCTTGACCTTTGATCCTACTAATCAGTGGCTGTCTTGTGTATACAACGACCACAGCATTTATGTTTGGGACGTGAGGGACCCCAAGAAAGTGGGCAAGGTGTACTCGGCTCTGTATCATTCCTCCTGCGTCTGGAGTGTGGAG GTCTACCCGGAAGTGAAGGACAGTAACCAGGCCTGCCTGCCCCCCAGTTCCTTTATCACCTGTTCCTCTGACAACACTATCCGCCTGTGGAACACAGAGAGCTCTGGGGTGCATGGCTCCACCCTGCACCGAAACATCCTCAGCAAT GACCTCATTAAGATCATCTATGTGGATGGGAACACTCAGGCCTTGCTGGACACTGAGCTGCCCGGGGGAGACAAAGCTGATGGGTCCCTGGTGGATCCCCGAGTGGGCATTCGCTCTGTGTGTATCAGCCCCAACGGACAGCATCTCGCTTCAGGGGACCGTGTGGGCACACTCAG GGTGCACGAACTACAGTCCCTAAATGAGATGCTGAAGGTGGAGGCCCATGACTCAGAAATTCTATGCCTGGAGTACTCTAAGCCGGACACAG GTCTGAAGCTCCTCGCGTCAGCGAGCCGGGACCGGCTGATCCACGTGTTGGATGCTGGACGGGAGTACAGCCTACAGCAGACGTTGGACGAGCACTCATCCTCCATCACAGCTGTCAAGTTTGCAG CCAGCGATGGGCAAGTCCGCATGATAAGCTGTGGAGCAGACAAGAGCATCTACTTCCGCACTGCACAGAAG TCTGGAGATGGAGTACAGTTTACACGGACACACCACGTGGTACGGAAGACAACCCTCTACGACATGGATGTGGAGCCCAGCTGGAAGTACACAGCCATCGGCTGCCAGGATCGAAATATTCG GATCTTTAACATCAGCAGCGGGAAGCAGAAGAAGCTGTATAAAGGGTCGCAGGGTGAGGATGGCACTCTGATTAAG GTGCAGACAGACCCCTCAGGGATCTACATTGCTACCAGCTGTTCCGACAAGAACCTTTCCATTTTTGACTTCTCCTCAGGCGAGTGTGTGGCTACCATGTTTGGCCACTCAG AGATTGTCACTGGCATGAAATTTAGTAACGACTGCAAACATCTCATCTCCGTGTCAGGGGACAG CTGCATATTTGTGTGGCGCCTGAGCTCTGAGATGACCATCAGCATGAGGCAGCGTCTGGCCGAGCTGCGCCAGCATCAGCGCGGGGGCAAGCAGCAAGGACCATCCTCTCCCCAAAGGGCTGCTGGACCCAACCG GCACGAGGCCCCATCGATGCTATCTCCTGGACTAGCTCTCTCATCAGACAGTGACAAGGAGGGAGAAGACGAGGGCACTGAAGAAGAAGAACTTCCAGCTCTGCCCGTCCTTGCCAAGGGTACCAAGAAAGAGCCAG CCTCGGTGCCCAGCACGGCCCTGCCCCGAAGCCTGTCCCACTGGGAGATGAGTCGG GCACAGGAGACAGAGGAATTCCTGGATCCAGCTCCTGCAGCCAACCAAGGACCCAGAAGAAGGGGGCGCTGGGCTCAGCCAGGCGTGGAGCTGAGTGTCCGCTCCATGCTGGACCTGCGGCAGCTGGAGACGCTGGCCCCAAGTCCTCGGGGCCCTAGCCAGGACTCTCTGGCTGTGAGCCCTTCAGGTCCTGGGAAGCATGGTCAGCAGGCCCCTGAGACCTCACATGCTAGCCAG AATGAAAAGCGCCCCCggcctcaggcttcccaaccctGTTCCTGCCCCCACATTATCCGATTGTTGTCCCAAGATGAAGGGGTCTTTGCCCAAGAACTGGAGCCTGCACCCATCGAAGACGGTATTGTCTACCCAGAGCCGAGTGACAGCCCCACCCTGGATACCAG TGAGTTCCAGGTGCAGGCACCAGCCCGAGGGACCCTGGGAAGAGTGTACGCCGGCAGCGGGGGCTCAGAGAAGCACAGCCCTGACAGTGCCTGCTCCGTGGACTTCAGCAGCAGTCGCCTTTCCAGCCCTGAGCATCCCAATGAAG ACTCCGAGAGCACGGAGCCCCTGAGTGTGGATGGCATTTCCTCAGACCTTGAAGAGCCAGTCGAGggtgatgaggaagaggaggaagaggagggaggcacTGGCCCCTACGGGGTGCAGGAAGGCAGCCCCCATACCCCGGACCAGGAGCAGTTTCTAAAACAGCACTTTGAGACTCTGGCCAATGGGGCTGCTCCAG GGGGCCCAGTCCGGGTACCAGAGCGGACAGAGTCTCGGAGTATCTCCTCACGATTCCTGTTGCAAGTGCAGAGCCCCGCACTCAG GGAACCATCCCCATCTTCCTCAAGCCTGGCAATGACATCGAGGCCAGCCCAGGTGCCGCAGGCTTCTGGCGAGCAGCTGAGAGGCAATGGTGCCAATCCTCCAGGAGCACCCCCGGAGGCGGGGCCTTCCCTTGGGAACCCTGGCCCCCAGCAGGCAGCCCCTGTGCTGTTGCCACGACGCCGTCTCAACCCGGACAGTAGCTGGGCCCCCAAGAGAGTGGCCACAGCCAGCGCCTCAGGTGGACTCCAGAAAGCCCAGTCGGTGCAGAGTCTGGTGCCACAGG ATGAGGCCCCTCCACCAGGCCCGTTGCTCTTACAGGAGATGGAGGCCCAGGGGCGCCTGTGCTCCCTGCCCCAAGCTGACAGCCGTCTGTCTCAGCCCCACTCCTACCAGAACCCCACCACCAGTTCCATGGCCAAGATAGCCCGCAGCATCTCTGTTGGGGAGAACCTGGGCCTGGCTGCCGAACCTCAAGCTCCTGCCCCCATCCGAGTCTCGCCACTCAGCAAGCTGGCCCTGCCCAGCCGGGCTCACCTGGTCCTGGATATCCCAAAGCCACTGCCTGATCGTCCTACCCTGGCCACATTCTCACCTGCTACCAAGGGCCGGGCCCCTGGTGAGGCAGAACAGCCTGGCCCCTCAGCGGGCCTAGCAAAGGCTCACAGTACATCTGAGAGGCGGGCCTGCTTGGGGGAGGGTGCCACTCCCAAGCCTAGGACCGAGGGCCAGGCTCAGCCTGGGCCCAACAGTCCCCGTGCCCAGCAGCTGCCGGTCAGCAGCCTCCTCCGAGGCCCTGAGAACCTGCAGTCCCCAGCCCCTGAGAAGACTCCCAGCCCTGTGGAACGCACCAGGCCGGGGGCAGCCCGGAGCCGGGACTCAG AACCAGCCGTGAGCCTGGAGCAGTGCGAACAGCTTGTGGCAGAGCTCCAGGGCAGTGTGCGCCAGGCCGTGCAGCTCTACCACTTG GTGGCCAGCTGCAAGACACCCTCAGCAGAACAAAGTCGCATCACCCAGCTCCTCAGAAACACCTTCTCCTCCGTGCGGCAGGAGCTAGAGGCCCTGGCCGGGGCTGTGTTGTCCAGCCCAGGCGGGAGCCCTGGGGCCGCGGGCGCCGAGCAGACACAGGCCCTGCTGGAGCAATACTCAGAGCTGCTGCTTCGAGCCGTGGAGCGGCGCATGGAACGCAGACTCTGA